The following proteins are co-located in the Thiohalomonas denitrificans genome:
- a CDS encoding antitoxin Xre/MbcA/ParS toxin-binding domain-containing protein has product MVKTFLPELQSEESRRAVAEASVALLDRWGLDEGQEKLLLGIDAVGPYREGEPLPEKPDVLARAGQLLAIDRALKRRYADDPMMRDHWVKFPNPALGNFTPLLVMLGGREGLERVRAAAESPFRGTDAGG; this is encoded by the coding sequence ATGGTCAAGACGTTTCTCCCCGAACTGCAGAGCGAGGAGAGTCGGCGTGCGGTGGCGGAGGCGAGTGTGGCGCTGCTGGATCGGTGGGGCCTCGATGAGGGTCAGGAGAAGCTTCTGCTTGGCATCGATGCCGTCGGGCCGTATCGCGAAGGCGAGCCTCTACCCGAGAAGCCCGATGTGCTGGCCCGGGCCGGGCAGCTGCTTGCCATCGATCGGGCCTTGAAACGGCGCTATGCGGACGACCCGATGATGCGGGACCATTGGGTCAAGTTCCCGAATCCGGCGCTTGGCAACTTCACGCCCCTGCTGGTCATGCTCGGCGGACGTGAGGGGCTGGAACGCGTCCGGGCTGCCGCAGAATCACCGTTCAGGGGCACCGATGCTGGGGGATAG
- a CDS encoding DUF72 domain-containing protein, which yields MRLYIGTSGFAYKGWKGSFYPQGIAERDLLSWYARQFNAVEINSTFYRFPTLAGLATWASQVPGSFRFSIKVPQRITHAKRLYDVDEDLHYLIDTITTLGPRLGPLLFQLPPRFQLDRASLEDLIAQLPPKLRVAFEFRHPSWLCDEIYRLLADNGCALGFNDEIMTTLRATTDWGYLRLRRGEYTAADLTAMASQVLGQPWKSAYVFFKHESPDAPGLAQQWREIASKVARST from the coding sequence ATGCGCCTCTACATCGGCACCAGCGGCTTCGCATACAAGGGGTGGAAGGGTTCCTTTTACCCGCAGGGGATCGCTGAGCGTGACCTGTTGAGTTGGTACGCCCGGCAATTCAATGCAGTAGAGATCAACAGCACCTTCTACCGCTTTCCCACCCTCGCTGGCCTCGCCACCTGGGCGTCGCAGGTCCCAGGGAGCTTTCGTTTTTCCATCAAGGTTCCCCAGCGCATCACCCACGCGAAACGGCTGTACGATGTGGATGAGGATCTCCACTATCTAATCGATACCATCACTACCCTCGGCCCACGCCTGGGACCGCTGTTGTTCCAGCTGCCACCCCGTTTTCAGTTGGACAGAGCCAGCCTGGAGGACCTCATTGCACAACTGCCGCCGAAGCTGCGCGTCGCCTTTGAATTCCGGCACCCAAGCTGGCTCTGCGACGAAATCTACCGGCTACTCGCCGATAACGGATGTGCCCTCGGGTTCAATGACGAAATCATGACCACCCTGCGCGCCACCACCGACTGGGGATACCTGCGGCTGCGCCGGGGCGAATACACCGCGGCAGATCTCACTGCCATGGCGAGCCAAGTGCTCGGCCAGCCGTGGAAGAGCGCCTACGTCTTCTTTAAGCACGAAAGCCCCGACGCTCCCGGCCTGGCCCAACAGTGGCGAGAGATCGCGTCAAAGGTTGCAAGATCCACATAG
- a CDS encoding disulfide bond formation protein B: MNPKPNSDTGHVSTAWLLIFAAWLLSAISTLGALFFGEVMEVPTCSLCWYQRIFMFPLAVILPLGLFPLDLKVIRYTLPLPLLGGLLAGFQLLLIEGVIPESIQPCSKGVPCSETFVEWFGFLTIPMMSIAAFSTIAVLLVAARFRGSQ, from the coding sequence ATGAATCCAAAGCCCAACTCCGACACGGGCCATGTATCCACCGCCTGGCTGCTGATCTTCGCCGCCTGGCTGCTGTCCGCTATCTCCACCCTCGGCGCACTGTTTTTCGGCGAAGTCATGGAGGTACCAACCTGCAGTCTCTGCTGGTACCAACGCATCTTCATGTTTCCGCTGGCGGTGATTCTGCCCCTGGGGCTGTTCCCGCTCGACCTCAAGGTCATCCGGTACACACTGCCGCTGCCCCTGCTCGGCGGATTGCTCGCCGGCTTCCAGCTACTCCTGATCGAAGGGGTAATCCCCGAGAGCATCCAGCCCTGTAGCAAGGGCGTGCCCTGCTCGGAAACCTTTGTCGAGTGGTTCGGTTTCCTGACCATCCCGATGATGTCGATCGCGGCCTTTTCAACCATCGCCGTACTACTTGTCGCGGCGCGTTTCAGAGGTTCCCAATGA
- a CDS encoding sensor domain-containing diguanylate cyclase, with the protein MPYPKKSYFIAGLISLLVLGFLTTSVVSYLVTEDSLSDRIAEEALPLTSDNIYSEIERDLLRSILISSLMAQDTFVRDWSLDGEKNPERIIRYLEQIQERYRTTTSFFISDRTYRYYHPDGIVKTLDSEAPADAWYFRVRDINDHYEINIDWDTADRDRLSIFINYRVVDYEGNFLGVTGIGLSVNSVAELIESYQSRYGRQIYFVDREGSITVRGSDIAGANRIQDRPGLEKMSMHILTSPSTSLTYTKPDGEKVYVNSRLVPEFDWYLIVEQAESASNTRILNTLFINIGVALVITALVLAIAWFSVRGYQQKLEEMATTDKLTGAANRHVFEMIFKHDTASAMRRGDSVSLITVDIDRFKEINDTYGHAGGDAVLSGFAAIVREYFRDSDTFCRWGGDEFLILMSDCDLDCATKAAERIREAVRHHPFQFGSKQIPVTLSIGIARHLPHEELTELLKRADTALYASKNRGRDQVSLA; encoded by the coding sequence GTGCCGTACCCCAAAAAAAGCTATTTCATAGCGGGACTCATCTCTCTGCTGGTGCTCGGTTTTCTCACCACCAGCGTAGTCAGCTATCTGGTCACCGAGGATTCTCTGAGCGATCGTATCGCTGAAGAGGCACTTCCCCTCACCAGCGATAACATCTACTCCGAAATCGAGAGGGATCTGTTACGTTCGATCCTCATCTCTTCACTCATGGCGCAGGACACCTTCGTCCGTGACTGGAGCCTCGACGGTGAAAAGAATCCGGAGCGGATCATCCGCTACCTGGAGCAGATTCAGGAGAGATACCGGACCACTACCTCGTTCTTCATCTCCGACCGCACGTATCGCTATTACCACCCCGACGGCATCGTCAAGACCCTGGATTCCGAGGCCCCCGCTGATGCCTGGTACTTTCGCGTCCGCGACATCAACGATCATTACGAAATCAATATTGATTGGGATACGGCAGACCGGGACCGGCTGAGCATCTTTATCAACTACCGGGTGGTGGACTACGAGGGCAACTTTCTAGGCGTGACCGGCATCGGTCTTTCGGTCAACTCGGTGGCCGAGCTCATCGAGAGCTATCAGAGTCGCTACGGAAGGCAGATTTACTTCGTGGACCGGGAGGGAAGCATCACAGTTCGGGGTAGTGACATCGCAGGCGCCAACCGCATTCAGGATCGTCCCGGTCTCGAAAAGATGTCCATGCACATCCTGACCAGCCCCAGCACCTCCCTCACCTATACCAAACCCGATGGCGAAAAGGTCTACGTCAACAGCCGCCTGGTTCCGGAGTTCGACTGGTATCTCATCGTCGAGCAGGCCGAATCAGCCAGTAATACACGCATTCTCAATACGCTGTTCATCAACATCGGAGTGGCTCTGGTTATCACTGCGCTGGTTCTGGCCATCGCCTGGTTCTCCGTGAGGGGTTACCAGCAGAAGCTGGAAGAGATGGCCACCACCGACAAATTGACCGGCGCGGCCAACCGGCACGTGTTCGAGATGATCTTCAAACATGATACCGCTTCCGCCATGCGCCGCGGCGATTCCGTCTCGCTCATCACGGTCGACATCGACCGCTTCAAGGAGATCAACGACACCTACGGACATGCGGGCGGCGATGCGGTTTTATCGGGATTCGCGGCAATCGTTCGTGAATACTTCCGCGACTCAGATACCTTCTGTCGCTGGGGCGGAGATGAGTTCCTGATCCTCATGAGTGACTGCGATCTGGACTGTGCGACAAAAGCCGCCGAACGGATCCGGGAAGCCGTACGTCATCATCCATTCCAGTTCGGTTCGAAACAGATCCCGGTGACACTCAGCATTGGTATCGCCCGGCATCTGCCCCACGAGGAACTCACCGAGCTGCTCAAACGAGCGGATACCGCACTCTACGCCTCCAAAAACCGGGGCCGGGACCAGGTCAGCCTGGCCTGA
- a CDS encoding phosphatase domain-containing protein: MPEPKEIVICGLDGVIALLEHRLHHLYNDDGVKDWDRFLEACTDDMPNLPLIDRLNQARGEGVPVMIVTGRSSAVREQTIEWLRQWHIGYDGLVMRPAGDFTSAGKFKAAVIERSFTGATIRRVYESTRQLEVARWCAQQDIPCTLIGPNQGNGESREVFELKVVNHACGHIALHPFYGDDDVAWDERVHQLADTPCRLCQAEEMAKERKQKADEARLAAREQGLPPLEGSEKQVEWAEGIRIKAFSAVNKVLKWTDQVSAEAEAEDPDHWSTVTQGIKRAIAYLEEQVDAKWWIDHRHGIMNNLDGGRALLSAVAEQEGYF, encoded by the coding sequence ATGCCTGAACCGAAGGAAATCGTGATTTGCGGCCTCGACGGGGTGATCGCCCTGCTCGAACATCGCCTGCATCACCTCTACAACGATGATGGGGTCAAGGACTGGGACCGGTTCCTTGAGGCCTGCACGGATGACATGCCGAATCTCCCCCTGATCGATCGCCTCAACCAGGCGCGGGGAGAGGGAGTACCGGTCATGATTGTCACCGGCCGCAGTTCAGCGGTGCGCGAACAGACCATCGAGTGGCTCCGGCAGTGGCATATCGGCTATGACGGACTGGTGATGCGCCCGGCCGGCGATTTCACCTCCGCTGGCAAGTTCAAGGCCGCGGTCATCGAGCGCAGCTTTACCGGTGCCACGATTCGCCGCGTCTACGAATCCACCCGGCAACTGGAGGTCGCCCGCTGGTGCGCGCAGCAAGACATTCCCTGCACCCTGATCGGCCCCAACCAGGGCAATGGCGAGAGTCGCGAAGTATTCGAGCTTAAGGTGGTGAACCACGCCTGTGGACACATCGCGCTGCACCCCTTCTACGGTGACGACGACGTCGCCTGGGACGAGCGCGTTCACCAACTGGCCGACACCCCCTGCCGGCTCTGCCAGGCCGAAGAGATGGCGAAGGAGCGCAAACAGAAAGCGGATGAGGCCCGGCTCGCCGCCCGTGAACAGGGCCTGCCGCCCCTGGAGGGTTCCGAAAAGCAGGTGGAATGGGCCGAAGGCATTCGCATCAAGGCCTTTAGCGCCGTCAACAAGGTACTGAAGTGGACCGATCAGGTCAGTGCCGAGGCCGAAGCGGAGGACCCGGACCACTGGAGCACGGTCACCCAAGGGATCAAACGGGCAATCGCCTACCTGGAGGAGCAGGTGGATGCCAAGTGGTGGATCGACCACCGCCACGGCATCATGAACAACCTGGATGGCGGGCGGGCGCTGCTATCCGCCGTGGCGGAGCAGGAGGGCTATTTCTAG
- a CDS encoding DNA polymerase IV, translating to MPCILHIDMDAFFAAVELLRHPELRGEPVVVGGRGVPFERGVVSTASYEARRFGVHSGMPLRTAFRLCPFCHFLPVDAPVYLKISEHIKALLQTYSPTVEEGGIDEAFLDLSEVADPVGIARIIKERIREETGLTASVGIGPNKLLAKMASDLEKPDGLVALPGEDIERRIWPLPVRRLWGVGPRTEAHLKSMGVKTIGELAGIPPAVLVVEFKPSRGHYLHRAAHGIDDTPLTAQRVPKSLGHQATFQRDTGDPEAIEAELNALTEGLVMRLHNMRLLARSVSVRLRYADFESHTHALHLPEPTDDFAVLFEAARKDLHRFNRERARKVRLVGVRFGDLHPA from the coding sequence ATGCCCTGCATTCTGCATATCGATATGGATGCCTTCTTTGCCGCGGTGGAGCTTCTGCGGCATCCCGAGCTTCGCGGCGAACCGGTGGTGGTGGGCGGCCGGGGTGTACCTTTCGAACGAGGGGTGGTGTCGACGGCGTCCTACGAAGCCAGGCGCTTTGGTGTCCATTCGGGCATGCCTTTGCGCACCGCCTTTCGACTCTGTCCGTTCTGTCATTTTCTGCCGGTCGACGCCCCGGTCTATCTGAAGATTTCCGAGCACATCAAAGCCCTCCTCCAGACGTATTCGCCAACCGTGGAGGAGGGCGGTATCGATGAGGCATTTCTCGACCTGTCGGAGGTGGCTGATCCGGTAGGGATCGCCCGTATCATCAAAGAGCGCATCCGGGAAGAGACGGGGCTTACCGCCTCTGTGGGCATCGGCCCCAACAAGCTGCTGGCGAAGATGGCTTCCGACCTGGAGAAACCGGATGGGCTGGTGGCACTTCCCGGGGAGGATATCGAGCGCCGGATTTGGCCGCTGCCGGTGAGGCGCCTCTGGGGAGTGGGCCCAAGGACCGAAGCTCATCTGAAGAGCATGGGGGTGAAAACCATCGGCGAACTGGCCGGAATCCCGCCAGCCGTCCTCGTTGTGGAGTTCAAGCCCTCCCGTGGGCACTACCTCCACCGGGCCGCTCACGGTATCGACGACACTCCACTGACCGCACAGCGGGTGCCCAAATCCCTGGGCCACCAGGCAACCTTCCAGCGCGATACCGGAGACCCGGAAGCTATCGAAGCCGAGCTGAACGCCCTGACAGAGGGCTTGGTAATGCGCCTGCACAATATGCGTTTACTCGCCCGAAGCGTCAGCGTGAGGCTGCGCTATGCGGACTTTGAGAGTCATACCCATGCCTTGCACCTGCCAGAGCCGACGGATGACTTTGCCGTCCTCTTCGAGGCCGCCAGAAAGGATCTGCATCGATTCAATCGGGAGCGAGCGAGAAAAGTGCGGCTGGTGGGCGTGCGTTTCGGTGATCTGCATCCCGCTTGA
- a CDS encoding peptidylprolyl isomerase — MESYNRRTPLFLATVFGLSLGIAGCSEQGSTEAAGEPQGKVVATLNGKSITESELNKYRDARADSSQPQDEEALLNELVTQELVYEDALQRGLDKDPKVLQELEQLRTRILVSAMVRKAMEDNPATDEQLRAEYDQLKDSLVISEYKASHILVEEKEQAEQLIAQLDDGADFAELAGEHSTGPTGKNGGDLGWINPQQMVPPFSQALQQMETGSYSKEPVNTRFGWHVIKLDESRQSEPPAFEDLKGQLAQMTQQRRVSEYIAALREKADISINGEAGEEKTAPLTAE, encoded by the coding sequence ATGGAGTCATATAACCGCAGAACCCCTCTCTTTCTCGCAACCGTCTTCGGGCTTTCACTCGGCATCGCGGGCTGCAGTGAGCAAGGCAGCACCGAAGCAGCCGGGGAACCACAGGGGAAGGTCGTTGCCACCCTCAACGGCAAGTCGATCACCGAAAGTGAGCTGAACAAATACCGCGACGCCCGTGCCGATTCGTCCCAGCCGCAAGACGAAGAAGCGCTGTTGAACGAGCTGGTCACCCAGGAGCTCGTCTACGAGGACGCGCTCCAGCGAGGCCTGGACAAGGACCCCAAGGTCCTCCAGGAACTCGAGCAACTGCGCACCCGCATTCTGGTCTCCGCCATGGTGCGCAAGGCCATGGAAGATAACCCGGCCACCGACGAACAACTCCGCGCAGAGTATGACCAGCTCAAAGACAGCCTGGTGATCTCCGAATACAAGGCCAGCCACATCCTGGTGGAGGAAAAGGAGCAGGCGGAGCAGCTGATTGCACAGCTTGATGATGGTGCGGATTTTGCCGAGCTGGCCGGCGAGCACTCTACCGGCCCCACCGGCAAGAATGGCGGGGATCTAGGCTGGATCAACCCGCAACAGATGGTGCCGCCTTTCTCCCAGGCGCTCCAGCAAATGGAGACTGGCAGCTATTCGAAGGAACCGGTAAACACCCGTTTCGGTTGGCACGTCATCAAACTGGATGAGAGCCGCCAGTCCGAACCACCCGCCTTCGAGGACCTCAAGGGACAGCTGGCGCAGATGACTCAGCAGCGCCGGGTCAGCGAATACATCGCCGCCCTGCGGGAAAAAGCCGACATCTCCATCAATGGAGAAGCCGGCGAAGAAAAGACCGCGCCCTTAACGGCGGAGTAA
- a CDS encoding DUF2267 domain-containing protein has translation METDRMFWEQMERRWLPENDDLERDAVQSVLIHLRRRISQEEAEHLFAQLPPPIGSLSLEPSILQQEIEGKRPVDTLDASEFIHAVGSELEVPDDVAEQATEAVFGAVKRVLPIEETNHIAWLMPTDLREVWLRA, from the coding sequence ATGGAAACGGACCGGATGTTCTGGGAGCAGATGGAGAGGCGCTGGCTCCCCGAAAACGACGATCTGGAGCGTGACGCCGTCCAGAGCGTATTGATTCACCTGCGCAGGCGAATCTCCCAGGAAGAGGCCGAACACCTGTTCGCGCAGTTGCCGCCGCCGATCGGCTCGCTTTCGCTGGAGCCGTCGATTCTGCAGCAGGAAATCGAGGGGAAACGACCCGTGGATACCCTCGATGCGTCAGAGTTTATTCACGCCGTCGGCAGCGAGCTGGAGGTACCCGATGATGTTGCGGAGCAGGCCACCGAAGCCGTGTTCGGAGCGGTCAAACGGGTGCTCCCAATTGAGGAGACCAACCATATCGCCTGGTTGATGCCGACTGATTTACGGGAGGTTTGGCTGCGGGCCTGA
- a CDS encoding DUF5062 family protein, which produces MKKLKHEAELVKEAILAGMKYGEERGVVEFEATDSASDKIQYIYRLLVHDKKIQPLPEEQVSQQTMRHKLALWYSKQLPKGHPLLK; this is translated from the coding sequence ATGAAAAAGCTGAAGCATGAGGCGGAGTTGGTGAAGGAGGCGATCCTTGCCGGTATGAAGTACGGCGAGGAGCGGGGGGTGGTCGAGTTCGAGGCGACCGATTCCGCGAGCGATAAGATTCAATACATTTACCGGTTGCTGGTGCACGACAAGAAAATCCAGCCGCTACCGGAGGAGCAGGTCTCTCAGCAGACGATGCGTCACAAGCTGGCGTTGTGGTATTCGAAGCAGTTGCCGAAGGGGCACCCGTTGCTCAAGTAA
- a CDS encoding LEA type 2 family protein, whose translation MGRLGLMGSMMAALLSGCAAVQEHVKQPQVDLRDVQVVAMSLADAQLAFDFDVRNPNPIGISMRDLSYRLELADKIFTSGSLGERLRIGANQQSRLTLPLTLRYSDVLDSLAELGRSDALEYRISGKADFGLFAIPYSQSGSVPLPRLPDVSVQSLRVENLSLSGAQLRVDLRMINTNRFPIRFNGLDYQVKLGDASVLNGESAQPFSLEPNRTGTLPLRLKLDYGQIANVTQAIREGRSLPVAFTGNLKVPGASGEVTLPYRWSGDVPLMR comes from the coding sequence ATGGGACGACTGGGCTTGATGGGTTCGATGATGGCGGCACTTCTGAGCGGGTGCGCCGCGGTGCAAGAGCATGTAAAGCAGCCGCAGGTGGATCTGCGCGATGTGCAGGTGGTGGCCATGTCGCTGGCCGATGCGCAGCTCGCCTTCGATTTCGATGTCCGCAATCCCAATCCCATTGGTATCTCGATGCGGGACCTGAGCTATCGGCTCGAGCTTGCGGACAAGATCTTCACCAGCGGTAGCCTCGGTGAACGGTTGCGGATCGGTGCCAACCAGCAATCACGCCTGACTCTTCCTCTTACGCTGCGTTACAGCGATGTGCTCGACTCACTCGCGGAACTGGGCCGGAGTGATGCGCTGGAGTATCGGATCAGCGGCAAGGCCGATTTCGGTCTGTTTGCCATTCCCTACTCGCAATCGGGCAGCGTGCCGTTGCCCCGGCTCCCGGATGTTTCGGTACAGAGTTTGCGGGTCGAAAACCTCAGCCTTTCCGGTGCGCAGCTGAGGGTGGACCTCAGGATGATCAACACCAACCGCTTTCCGATTCGCTTTAATGGTCTCGACTACCAGGTCAAACTGGGCGACGCCTCGGTGTTGAATGGTGAGAGTGCCCAGCCGTTTTCGCTGGAGCCGAATCGGACCGGGACTCTGCCCTTGCGCCTCAAATTGGATTACGGCCAGATCGCAAACGTCACGCAGGCCATACGGGAGGGCCGCTCCCTGCCGGTGGCGTTCACCGGCAACCTGAAGGTCCCCGGGGCCAGCGGAGAGGTAACCCTTCCTTACCGGTGGAGCGGGGATGTGCCCCTGATGCGTTAA